A stretch of Arthrobacter sp. NEB 688 DNA encodes these proteins:
- the rpoB gene encoding DNA-directed RNA polymerase subunit beta, producing the protein MAASRTTSKMTTALTASGRLSFAKIREPLEVPDLLALQTESFDWLLGNERWQERVAAALEAGRDDVPERSGLEEIFEEISPIEDFSGSMSLSFRDHRFEDVKYSIEDCKERDQTYSAPLFVTAEFMNNTTGEIKSQTVFMGDFPLMTERGTFIINGTERVVVSQLVRSPGVYFERTPDKTSDKDVYSTKVIPSRGAWLEFEIDKRDMVGVRVDRKRKQSVTVLLKALGMSEAEILEEFGDYESMRMTLEKDNTTGQDDALLDIYRKLRPGEPPTKEAAQTLLDNLYFNGKRYDLAKVGRYKINKKLGIESELSTSTLGLEDIVATIKYLVALHAGEDTMPGTRRGEAVDIRVETDDIDHFGNRRLRNVGELIQNQVRTGLSRMERVVRERMTTQDVEAITPQTLINIRPVVASIKEFFGTSQLSQFMDQNNPLAGLTHKRRLSALGPGGLSRDRAGMEVRDVHPSHYGRMCPIETPEGPNIGLIGSLASYGRINSFGFIETPYRKVDKGRVTDEIHYLSADEEDEHVIAQANATLSQDSTHFVDERVLVRVKGGEVEYVPAAEVDYIDVSPRQMVSAATALIPFLEHDDANRALMGSNMQRQAVPLVRAEAPLVGTGMELRAAVDSGDVVVAEKAGVVTEVSADLVTVAADDGTSRTYRIAKFDRSNQGNSYNQVVRVDEGQRLEAGQLIADGPATDGGEMALGRNLLVAFMPWEGHNYEDAIILSQRLVQDDVLSSIHIEEHEVDARDTKLGPEEITRDIPNVSEDVLADLDERGIIRIGAEVRDGDLLVGKVTPKGETELTPEERLLRAIFGEKAREVRDTSLKVPHGETGTVIGVKVFDKDEGDELPPGVNQLVRVYVANKRKITDGDKLAGRHGNKGVISKILPIEDMPFLEDGTPVDVVLNPLGVPGRMNVGQILELHLGWAASRGWEIEGTPEWADLIPGDARQAPAGTRVASPVFDGVRENEIVGLLDSTRKTRDDVRLIDGTGKARLFDGRSGEPFPEAVSVGYMYILKLHHLVDDKIHARSTGPYSMITQQPLGGKAQFGGQRFGEMEVWALEAYGAAYALQELLTIKSDDVNGRVKVYEAIVKGDNIPEPGIPESFKVLIKEMQSLCLNVEVLSSDGSTIEMHDAEDDVFRAAEELGIDLSRREPSSVEEV; encoded by the coding sequence TTGGCTGCCTCGCGCACCACGTCCAAGATGACCACCGCACTGACGGCTTCGGGCCGTCTCTCGTTCGCCAAGATCCGTGAGCCGCTGGAGGTCCCCGACCTCCTCGCCCTGCAGACCGAGAGCTTCGACTGGCTGCTCGGCAACGAGCGCTGGCAGGAGCGCGTCGCCGCCGCCCTGGAGGCCGGCCGCGACGACGTCCCGGAGCGCTCCGGACTCGAGGAGATCTTCGAGGAGATCTCCCCGATCGAGGACTTCAGCGGCTCGATGTCGCTGAGCTTCCGCGACCACCGCTTCGAGGACGTCAAGTACTCGATCGAGGACTGCAAGGAGCGCGACCAGACCTACTCCGCGCCCCTGTTCGTCACCGCCGAGTTCATGAACAACACCACCGGCGAGATCAAGAGCCAGACGGTCTTCATGGGCGACTTCCCGCTCATGACCGAGCGCGGCACCTTCATCATCAACGGCACCGAGCGCGTCGTCGTCTCGCAGCTCGTCCGCTCCCCGGGCGTGTACTTCGAGCGCACCCCGGACAAGACCTCCGACAAGGACGTCTACTCCACCAAGGTCATCCCGAGCCGCGGCGCCTGGCTCGAGTTCGAGATCGACAAGCGCGACATGGTCGGCGTCCGCGTCGACCGCAAGCGCAAGCAGTCGGTCACGGTCCTCCTCAAGGCCCTCGGCATGTCCGAGGCCGAGATCCTCGAGGAGTTCGGCGACTACGAGTCGATGCGCATGACCCTGGAGAAGGACAACACCACGGGTCAGGACGACGCGCTGCTGGACATCTACCGCAAGCTGCGTCCGGGCGAGCCGCCGACCAAGGAGGCCGCGCAGACCCTGCTCGACAACCTCTACTTCAACGGCAAGCGCTACGACCTCGCGAAGGTCGGTCGCTACAAGATCAACAAGAAGCTCGGCATCGAGAGCGAGCTGTCGACCTCGACCCTCGGCCTCGAGGACATCGTCGCCACGATCAAGTACCTCGTCGCGCTGCACGCCGGCGAGGACACGATGCCCGGCACCCGCCGCGGCGAGGCCGTCGACATCCGCGTCGAGACCGACGACATCGACCACTTCGGCAACCGCCGCCTGCGCAACGTCGGCGAGCTCATCCAGAACCAGGTCCGCACCGGCCTGTCCCGGATGGAGCGTGTCGTCCGCGAGCGGATGACGACCCAGGACGTCGAGGCGATCACGCCGCAGACGCTCATCAACATCCGCCCGGTCGTGGCGTCCATCAAGGAGTTCTTCGGCACCAGCCAGCTCTCCCAGTTCATGGACCAGAACAACCCGCTCGCGGGCCTGACGCACAAGCGGCGTCTCTCGGCCCTCGGCCCGGGTGGTCTCTCCCGTGACCGCGCCGGCATGGAGGTCCGCGACGTCCACCCGTCGCACTACGGCCGCATGTGCCCGATCGAGACCCCTGAAGGCCCGAACATCGGCCTCATCGGCTCGCTCGCGTCCTACGGGCGGATCAACTCCTTCGGCTTCATCGAGACCCCGTACCGCAAGGTCGACAAGGGTCGCGTCACCGACGAGATCCACTACCTCTCGGCCGACGAGGAGGACGAGCACGTCATCGCCCAGGCGAACGCGACGCTCTCCCAGGACAGCACGCACTTCGTCGACGAGCGCGTCCTCGTGCGCGTCAAGGGTGGCGAGGTCGAGTACGTCCCGGCCGCCGAGGTCGACTACATCGACGTCTCCCCGCGCCAGATGGTGTCCGCGGCGACCGCGCTCATCCCGTTCCTCGAGCACGACGACGCCAACCGCGCCCTCATGGGCTCGAACATGCAGCGTCAGGCCGTCCCGCTCGTGCGGGCCGAGGCCCCGCTCGTCGGCACCGGCATGGAGCTGCGCGCCGCCGTCGACTCCGGTGACGTCGTCGTCGCCGAGAAGGCCGGTGTCGTCACCGAGGTCTCCGCGGACCTCGTGACCGTCGCCGCCGACGACGGCACCTCGCGCACCTACCGGATCGCGAAGTTCGACCGCTCGAACCAGGGCAACAGCTACAACCAGGTCGTGCGCGTCGACGAGGGCCAGCGCCTCGAGGCCGGCCAGCTCATCGCCGACGGTCCCGCGACCGACGGTGGCGAGATGGCGCTCGGGCGCAACCTCCTCGTGGCGTTCATGCCGTGGGAGGGCCACAACTACGAGGACGCGATCATCCTCAGCCAGCGCCTGGTGCAGGACGACGTCCTCTCCTCGATCCACATCGAGGAGCACGAGGTCGACGCCCGCGACACCAAGCTCGGCCCCGAGGAGATCACCCGGGACATCCCGAACGTGTCCGAGGACGTCCTCGCCGACCTCGACGAGCGCGGCATCATCCGCATCGGTGCCGAGGTCCGCGACGGCGACCTGCTCGTCGGCAAGGTCACGCCCAAGGGCGAGACCGAGCTCACCCCGGAGGAGCGCCTGCTGCGCGCCATCTTCGGCGAGAAGGCCCGCGAGGTCCGCGACACCTCCCTCAAGGTCCCCCACGGCGAGACCGGCACCGTCATCGGCGTCAAGGTCTTCGACAAGGACGAGGGCGACGAGCTGCCCCCGGGCGTCAACCAGCTGGTCCGCGTCTACGTGGCGAACAAGCGCAAGATCACCGACGGCGACAAGCTCGCCGGCCGCCACGGCAACAAGGGCGTCATCTCCAAGATCCTCCCGATCGAGGACATGCCCTTCCTCGAGGACGGCACGCCGGTCGACGTCGTGCTCAACCCGCTCGGTGTCCCCGGCCGCATGAACGTCGGCCAGATCCTCGAGCTGCACCTCGGCTGGGCCGCGAGCCGCGGCTGGGAGATCGAGGGCACGCCCGAGTGGGCCGACCTCATCCCCGGGGACGCGCGCCAGGCCCCGGCCGGCACCCGCGTCGCCTCGCCGGTGTTCGACGGTGTCCGCGAGAACGAGATCGTCGGTCTGCTCGACAGCACGCGCAAGACCCGCGACGACGTCCGCCTCATCGACGGCACGGGCAAGGCCCGCCTCTTCGACGGCCGCTCCGGCGAGCCGTTCCCGGAGGCCGTCTCGGTCGGCTACATGTACATCCTCAAGCTGCACCACCTCGTGGACGACAAGATCCACGCGCGCAGCACGGGTCCCTACTCGATGATCACCCAGCAGCCGCTCGGCGGTAAGGCCCAGTTCGGTGGCCAGCGCTTCGGTGAGATGGAGGTCTGGGCCCTGGAGGCGTACGGCGCCGCCTACGCGCTGCAGGAGCTGCTCACCATCAAGTCCGACGACGTCAACGGCCGCGTCAAGGTCTACGAGGCGATCGTCAAGGGCGACAACATCCCCGAGCCCGGCATCCCCGAGTCCTTCAAGGTGCTCATCAAGGAGATGCAGTCCCTCTGCCTCAACGTGGAGGTCCTGTCCAGCGACGGGTCCACCATCGAGATGCACGACGCGGAGGACGACGTCTTCCGTGCCGCCGAGGAGCTCGGCATCGACCTGTCCCGGCGTGAGCCGAGCAGCGTCGAAGAGGTCTGA
- a CDS encoding DNA-directed RNA polymerase subunit beta' — MLDVNFFDELRIGLATADSIRAWSHGEVKKPETINYRTLKPEKDGLFCEKIFGPTRDWECACGKYKRVRFKGIICERCGVEVTRAAVRRERMGHIELAAPVTHIWYFKGVPSRLGYLLDLAPKDLEKVIYFAAYMITSVDDEQRHADLPSLEAQIQVEKKEIENRRDADVEGRAKKLEDDIAALEAEGAKSDAKRKVRDSAEREMNAIRRRADQQVERLEQVWDRFKNLKVQDLEGDEVLYREMRDRFGLYFEGGMGAAAIQKRLETFDLDAESETLREIIATGKGQRKTRALKRLKVVSAFQTTTNQPAGMVLDAIPVIPPDLRPMVQLDGGRFATSDLNDLYRRVINRNNRLKRLLDLGAPEIIVNNEKRMLQEAVDSLFDNGRRGRPVTGPGNRPLKSLSDMLKGKQGRFRQNLLGKRVDYSGRSVIVVGPQLKLHQCGLPKQMALELFKPFVMKRLVDLDHAQNIKSAKRMVERQRPVVWDVLEEVITEHPVLLNRAPTLHRLGIQAFEPQLVEGKAIQIHPLVCTAFNADFDGDQMAVHVPLSAEAQAEARILMLSSNNILKPADGRPVTMPTQDMIIGLYHLTSAVENGKGEGRVFATPSEARMAFDAGQIELGSVVKIRLEHLVPTPMSTLPEGVEVDADGFVQTLTLETTLGRALFNETLPEDYPYVNDQVDKKRLSTIVNDLAERYSKVQVAASLDALKEYGFHWATRSGTTVAISDVVTPPRKLEILDGYETKATKVQTQYERGLITDDERRQELIEIWTQATNEVAKEMEANIPKDNTIYKMVSSGARGNWMQLRQIAGMRGLVSNPKGDIIPRPIRANFREGLTVLEFFISTHGSRKGLADTALRTADSGYLTRRLVDVSQDVIIREDDCGTERGLKMPIASTDERTGARTVHDDVETSVYARSLAEDVVQDGEVLAEAGIDLGDVVIGALFAAGVDAVKVRSVLTCDSKVGTCAKCYGRSLATGKLVDIGEAVGIIAAQSIGEPGTQLTMRTFHTGGVAGDDITQGLPRVVELFEARTPKGVSPIAEASGRVTIEETDKARRILLTPDDGSEEHAYPVTKRARLLIQDGQHVEVGAQLTQGSIDPKQVLRILGPRKTQEHLVDEVQNVYRQQGVSIHDKHIEVIVRQMLRRITIIESGDADLLPGMLAERGRFEEENRRVVAEGGKPASGRPELMGITKASLATESWLSAASFQETTRVLTEAAMEGRSDSLLGLKENVILGKLIPAGTGLPRYRNIAVEPTEEAKAAMYSMPNYEDYAFSFGPGSGEAVRLDDSELGLDRI, encoded by the coding sequence GTGCTCGACGTCAACTTCTTCGACGAGCTCCGGATCGGCCTCGCCACCGCGGACTCCATCCGCGCCTGGAGCCACGGTGAGGTCAAGAAGCCCGAGACGATCAACTACCGCACCCTCAAGCCCGAGAAGGACGGCCTCTTCTGCGAGAAGATCTTCGGCCCGACCCGGGACTGGGAGTGCGCCTGCGGCAAGTACAAGCGGGTCCGCTTCAAGGGCATCATCTGCGAGCGCTGCGGCGTCGAGGTCACCCGCGCCGCCGTGCGTCGTGAGCGGATGGGCCACATCGAGCTCGCCGCCCCCGTCACCCACATCTGGTACTTCAAGGGTGTCCCGAGCCGCCTCGGCTACCTGCTCGACCTCGCCCCGAAGGACCTCGAGAAGGTCATCTACTTCGCGGCCTACATGATCACGAGCGTCGACGACGAGCAGCGGCACGCCGACCTGCCCTCGCTCGAGGCCCAGATCCAGGTCGAGAAGAAGGAGATCGAGAACCGCCGCGACGCCGACGTCGAGGGCCGCGCCAAGAAGCTCGAGGACGACATCGCCGCCCTCGAGGCCGAGGGTGCCAAGTCCGACGCCAAGCGCAAGGTCCGCGACTCCGCCGAGCGCGAGATGAACGCGATCCGCCGTCGCGCCGACCAGCAGGTCGAGCGCCTCGAGCAGGTCTGGGACCGCTTCAAGAACCTCAAGGTCCAGGACCTCGAGGGCGACGAGGTCCTCTACCGCGAGATGCGTGACCGCTTCGGTCTCTACTTCGAGGGCGGGATGGGCGCCGCGGCGATCCAGAAGCGCCTCGAGACCTTCGACCTCGACGCGGAGTCCGAGACGCTGCGCGAGATCATCGCGACCGGCAAGGGCCAGCGCAAGACCCGCGCCCTCAAGCGCCTCAAGGTGGTCTCGGCCTTCCAGACGACGACGAACCAGCCGGCCGGCATGGTCCTCGACGCGATCCCGGTCATCCCGCCGGACCTGCGCCCGATGGTGCAGCTCGACGGTGGCCGCTTCGCGACCTCGGACCTCAACGACCTGTACCGCCGCGTCATCAACCGCAACAACCGCCTCAAGCGGCTGCTCGACCTCGGTGCGCCCGAGATCATCGTCAACAACGAGAAGCGGATGCTCCAGGAGGCCGTCGACAGCCTGTTCGACAACGGCCGTCGCGGTCGCCCGGTCACGGGCCCCGGCAACCGTCCGCTCAAGTCGCTGTCCGACATGCTCAAGGGCAAGCAGGGTCGCTTCCGCCAGAACCTCCTCGGCAAGCGCGTCGACTACTCCGGCCGTTCGGTCATCGTCGTCGGCCCGCAGCTCAAGCTGCACCAGTGCGGCCTGCCGAAGCAGATGGCGCTCGAGCTGTTCAAGCCGTTCGTCATGAAGCGGCTCGTCGACCTCGACCACGCGCAGAACATCAAGTCCGCCAAGCGGATGGTCGAGCGCCAGCGTCCGGTCGTCTGGGACGTCCTCGAAGAGGTCATCACCGAGCACCCGGTGCTGCTCAACCGCGCACCCACGCTGCACCGCCTCGGCATCCAGGCCTTCGAGCCGCAGCTCGTCGAGGGCAAGGCCATCCAGATCCACCCGCTCGTCTGCACCGCGTTCAACGCGGACTTCGACGGTGACCAGATGGCCGTGCACGTGCCGCTGTCGGCGGAGGCGCAGGCCGAGGCCCGCATCCTCATGCTGTCCTCGAACAACATCCTCAAGCCGGCCGACGGCCGCCCCGTGACCATGCCCACCCAGGACATGATCATCGGTCTCTACCACCTCACCTCGGCGGTCGAGAACGGTAAGGGCGAGGGGCGCGTCTTCGCGACGCCCTCCGAGGCGCGGATGGCCTTCGACGCGGGTCAGATCGAGCTCGGCTCGGTCGTCAAGATCCGCCTCGAGCACCTCGTGCCGACCCCGATGTCGACCCTCCCCGAGGGTGTCGAGGTCGACGCCGACGGCTTCGTCCAGACCCTGACGCTCGAGACGACCCTCGGTCGCGCGCTCTTCAACGAGACGCTCCCGGAGGACTACCCGTACGTCAACGACCAGGTCGACAAGAAGCGCCTGTCGACGATCGTCAACGACCTCGCCGAGCGGTACAGCAAGGTGCAGGTCGCGGCGAGCCTCGACGCGCTCAAGGAGTACGGCTTCCACTGGGCCACCCGGTCCGGCACCACGGTCGCCATCTCCGACGTCGTCACGCCCCCGCGCAAGCTCGAGATCCTCGACGGCTACGAGACCAAGGCCACGAAGGTCCAGACGCAGTACGAGCGCGGTCTGATCACCGACGACGAGCGTCGCCAGGAGCTCATCGAGATCTGGACGCAGGCCACGAACGAGGTCGCCAAGGAGATGGAGGCGAACATCCCGAAGGACAACACCATCTACAAGATGGTCTCCTCGGGTGCTCGCGGTAACTGGATGCAGCTGCGCCAGATCGCCGGTATGCGTGGCCTGGTGTCGAACCCGAAGGGCGACATCATCCCGCGACCGATCCGCGCGAACTTCCGCGAGGGCCTCACCGTGCTCGAGTTCTTCATCTCGACGCACGGCTCCCGCAAGGGTCTGGCCGACACGGCGCTGCGCACGGCGGACTCGGGCTACCTGACCCGTCGCCTCGTCGACGTCTCGCAGGACGTCATCATCCGCGAGGACGACTGCGGCACCGAGCGCGGCCTCAAGATGCCGATCGCGAGCACCGACGAGCGCACCGGCGCCCGCACGGTCCACGACGACGTCGAGACCTCGGTCTACGCCCGCTCGCTCGCCGAGGACGTCGTCCAGGACGGCGAGGTCCTCGCCGAGGCCGGCATCGACCTCGGGGACGTCGTCATCGGCGCGCTCTTCGCGGCCGGCGTCGACGCGGTCAAGGTCCGCTCGGTCCTCACCTGCGACTCCAAGGTCGGGACCTGCGCCAAGTGCTACGGCCGCTCGCTGGCCACCGGCAAGCTCGTCGACATCGGTGAGGCCGTCGGCATCATCGCGGCGCAGTCCATCGGTGAGCCCGGCACCCAGCTGACGATGCGCACCTTCCACACCGGTGGTGTGGCCGGTGACGACATCACGCAGGGTCTGCCGCGTGTCGTCGAGCTCTTCGAGGCCCGCACGCCCAAGGGTGTCTCGCCGATCGCCGAGGCCTCCGGCCGCGTGACGATCGAGGAGACCGACAAGGCGCGTCGCATCCTCCTCACGCCGGACGACGGCTCGGAGGAGCACGCCTACCCGGTGACCAAGCGGGCCCGCCTGCTCATCCAGGACGGCCAGCACGTCGAGGTCGGTGCGCAGCTGACGCAGGGGTCGATCGACCCCAAGCAGGTGCTGCGCATCCTCGGCCCGCGCAAGACGCAGGAGCACCTCGTCGACGAGGTGCAGAACGTCTACCGCCAGCAGGGTGTGTCGATCCACGACAAGCACATCGAGGTCATCGTCCGGCAGATGCTGCGCCGGATCACGATCATCGAGTCGGGCGACGCCGACCTGCTCCCGGGCATGCTCGCCGAGCGCGGGCGCTTCGAGGAGGAGAACCGTCGCGTCGTCGCCGAGGGCGGCAAGCCGGCCTCGGGTCGTCCCGAGCTCATGGGGATCACCAAGGCCTCGCTCGCGACCGAGTCGTGGCTGTCGGCGGCCTCCTTCCAGGAGACCACCCGCGTCCTCACCGAGGCCGCCATGGAGGGTCGTTCCGACTCCCTCCTCGGCCTCAAGGAGAACGTCATCCTCGGCAAGCTCATCCCGGCCGGCACGGGTCTGCCCCGCTACCGCAACATCGCGGTGGAGCCGACCGAGGAGGCCAAGGCGGCCATGTACTCGATGCCGAACTACGAGGACTACGCGTTCTCGTTCGGCCCCGGGTCGGGCGAGGCCGTGCGCCTCGACGACAGCGAGCTCGGTCTCGACCGGATCTGA
- a CDS encoding N-acetyltransferase, whose protein sequence is MRRDLVIRPERPEDLAAVRDLVLAAFASTEYSDGRAEVAVVDGLRADGDVLPALTFVAELDAEVVGSVTCSRASMGEGRSVGLGPLAVRPDHMAQGIGSALVASVVATAEQLAEPSVVLLGDPGFYGAFGFETAAEHGVGSPGPWEDRFFQLLRLRPWRPELAGPFRYAPAFERAQG, encoded by the coding sequence ATGCGCCGCGACCTCGTCATCCGTCCCGAGCGTCCCGAGGACCTCGCCGCCGTCCGGGACCTCGTCCTCGCCGCCTTCGCGAGCACCGAGTACTCCGACGGCCGCGCCGAGGTGGCGGTCGTCGACGGCCTGCGCGCCGACGGCGACGTGCTGCCCGCGCTCACCTTCGTCGCCGAGCTGGACGCCGAGGTCGTGGGCTCGGTGACCTGCAGCCGGGCGAGCATGGGGGAGGGGCGCTCGGTCGGCCTCGGACCGCTCGCGGTGCGGCCCGACCACATGGCCCAGGGCATCGGGTCGGCCCTCGTCGCGTCGGTGGTCGCGACCGCGGAGCAGCTCGCCGAGCCCTCGGTCGTCCTCCTCGGCGACCCCGGGTTCTACGGCGCCTTCGGCTTCGAGACCGCGGCCGAGCACGGGGTGGGCTCGCCCGGTCCGTGGGAGGACCGCTTCTTCCAGCTGCTGCGCCTGCGCCCCTGGCGCCCCGAGCTCGCCGGGCCCTTCCGCTACGCCCCGGCCTTCGAGCGGGCGCAGGGCTGA
- the rpsL gene encoding 30S ribosomal protein S12, with product MPTINQLVRKGRQDKAVKAKTPALKGSPQRRGVCTRVYTTTPKKPNSALRKVARVRLTSGIEVTAYIPGVGHNLQEHSMVLVRGGRVKDLPGVRYKIIRGALDTQGVKNRQQARSRYGAKKVKG from the coding sequence TTGCCTACCATCAACCAGCTGGTGCGCAAGGGCCGGCAGGACAAGGCCGTCAAGGCCAAGACCCCTGCCCTCAAGGGCTCCCCGCAGCGCCGCGGCGTGTGCACGCGTGTGTACACGACCACCCCCAAGAAGCCGAACTCCGCCCTGCGCAAGGTCGCCCGCGTGCGCCTGACCAGCGGCATCGAGGTCACCGCCTACATCCCCGGTGTCGGCCACAACCTCCAGGAGCACTCCATGGTGCTCGTCCGCGGCGGTCGCGTGAAGGACCTCCCCGGCGTGCGCTACAAGATCATCCGCGGTGCGCTCGACACCCAGGGCGTCAAGAACCGCCAGCAGGCTCGCAGCCGCTACGGCGCGAAGAAGGTGAAGGGCTGA
- the rpsG gene encoding 30S ribosomal protein S7 codes for MPRKGPAPKRPLVIDPVHQSPLVTSLVNKVLLDGKKSTAERIVYGALEGCREKTGTDPVQTLKRALDNIKPTLEVKSRRVGGATYQVPIEVKPNRATTLSLRWLVGYSRQRREKTMTERLMNEILDASNGLGAAVKRREDTHKMAESNKAFAHYRW; via the coding sequence ATGCCTCGCAAGGGACCCGCTCCGAAGCGGCCGCTCGTCATCGACCCGGTCCACCAGTCCCCGCTGGTGACCTCGCTGGTCAACAAGGTCCTCCTGGACGGCAAGAAGTCCACCGCCGAGCGCATCGTCTACGGCGCGCTCGAGGGCTGCCGCGAGAAGACCGGCACCGACCCGGTGCAGACGCTCAAGCGCGCGCTCGACAACATCAAGCCGACCCTCGAGGTCAAGTCCCGCCGCGTCGGCGGTGCGACCTACCAGGTCCCGATCGAGGTCAAGCCGAACCGTGCGACGACCCTGTCGCTGCGCTGGCTCGTCGGCTACTCCCGTCAGCGTCGTGAGAAGACGATGACCGAGCGCCTCATGAACGAGATCCTCGACGCCTCCAACGGCCTGGGTGCCGCGGTGAAGCGTCGCGAGGACACGCACAAGATGGCCGAGTCGAACAAGGCCTTCGCGCACTACCGCTGGTGA
- the fusA gene encoding elongation factor G — protein sequence MAQDVLTDLNKVRNIGIMAHIDAGKTTATERILFYTGVNRKMGETHDGASTTDWMEQEKERGITITSAAVTSFWEGSQINIIDTPGHVDFTVEVERSLRVLDGAVAVFDGKEGVEPQSETVWRQADKYNVPRICFVNKMDKLGADFYFTVDTIKDRLGAEPLVLQLPIGAENDFVGVVDLIFKRALVWEGDAKGDVTMGAKYEIQDIPADLVERVEEYRHHLIERVAESDDALMEKYLEGGELTPEELKAGIRKMTISSEVYPVLCGSAFKNRGVQPMLDAVVDYLPSPLDVPAMEGHAPGNEEEKVERKPSKDEPFSALAFKVASHPFFGTLTFIRVYSGHISAGTQVLNSTKVKKERIGKLFQMHANKENPVEDAMAGHIYAAIGLKTTTTGDTLCDIDKPVVLESMTFPEPVIQVAIEPKTKGDQEKLGTAIQKLAEEDPTFQVHLDEDTGQTIIAGMGELHLDILVDRMRREFKVEANVGKPQVAYRETIKRTLERYDYTHKKQTGGSGQFAKVQIALEPLDTADGELYEFSNKVTGGRIPREYIPSVDAGIQDAMQYGVLAGYPLVGIKATLLDGAYHDVDSSEMAFKIAGSMALKEAVRKCEPVLLEPMMAVEVRTPEDYMGEVIGDINSRRGHIQAMEDISGAKVVRGLVPLSEMFGYVGDLRSKTQGRANYSMEFDSYAEVPKSVAEEIIKKTRGE from the coding sequence GTGGCACAGGACGTCCTGACGGACCTCAACAAGGTCCGCAACATCGGCATCATGGCGCACATCGACGCCGGCAAGACGACGGCGACCGAGCGCATCCTCTTCTACACCGGTGTCAACCGGAAGATGGGTGAGACGCACGACGGCGCCTCCACCACCGACTGGATGGAGCAGGAGAAGGAGCGGGGGATCACCATCACCTCCGCCGCCGTCACCTCCTTCTGGGAGGGGTCGCAGATCAACATCATCGACACCCCCGGTCACGTCGACTTCACGGTCGAGGTCGAGCGCTCCCTGCGCGTCCTCGACGGCGCCGTCGCCGTCTTCGACGGCAAGGAGGGCGTGGAGCCCCAGTCCGAGACGGTCTGGCGCCAGGCCGACAAGTACAACGTCCCCCGCATCTGCTTCGTCAACAAGATGGACAAGCTCGGCGCGGACTTCTACTTCACCGTCGACACCATCAAGGACCGCCTCGGCGCGGAGCCCCTCGTGCTCCAGCTGCCGATCGGCGCCGAGAACGACTTCGTCGGTGTCGTCGACCTCATCTTCAAGCGCGCTCTCGTGTGGGAGGGCGACGCCAAGGGCGACGTCACCATGGGCGCCAAGTACGAGATCCAGGACATCCCGGCCGACCTCGTCGAGCGCGTGGAGGAGTACCGCCACCACCTCATCGAGCGCGTCGCCGAGTCCGACGACGCCCTCATGGAGAAGTACCTCGAGGGTGGCGAGCTCACGCCCGAGGAGCTCAAGGCCGGCATCCGCAAGATGACGATCTCCTCCGAGGTCTACCCCGTCCTGTGCGGCTCCGCGTTCAAGAACCGCGGCGTCCAGCCGATGCTCGACGCGGTCGTCGACTACCTCCCCTCGCCGCTCGACGTGCCGGCGATGGAGGGTCACGCCCCGGGCAACGAGGAGGAGAAGGTCGAGCGCAAGCCCAGCAAGGACGAGCCGTTCTCCGCGCTCGCCTTCAAGGTCGCCTCGCACCCGTTCTTCGGCACGCTGACCTTCATCCGCGTCTACTCCGGCCACATCTCCGCCGGCACCCAGGTGCTCAACAGCACCAAGGTCAAGAAGGAGCGCATCGGGAAGCTCTTCCAGATGCACGCCAACAAGGAGAACCCGGTCGAGGACGCGATGGCCGGCCACATCTACGCCGCCATCGGCCTGAAGACCACGACCACCGGTGACACGCTCTGCGACATCGACAAGCCGGTCGTGCTCGAGTCGATGACCTTCCCCGAGCCCGTCATCCAGGTTGCCATCGAGCCCAAGACCAAGGGTGACCAGGAGAAGCTCGGCACCGCGATCCAGAAGCTGGCCGAGGAGGACCCGACCTTCCAGGTGCACCTCGACGAGGACACCGGCCAGACGATCATCGCCGGCATGGGCGAGCTCCACCTCGACATCCTCGTCGACCGCATGCGGCGCGAGTTCAAGGTCGAGGCGAACGTCGGCAAGCCGCAGGTCGCCTACCGCGAGACCATCAAGCGGACCCTCGAGCGCTACGACTACACCCACAAGAAGCAGACGGGTGGCTCGGGCCAGTTCGCGAAGGTCCAGATCGCGCTGGAGCCCCTGGACACCGCCGACGGCGAGCTCTACGAGTTCTCCAACAAGGTGACCGGTGGTCGCATCCCGCGCGAGTACATCCCGTCGGTCGACGCCGGCATCCAGGACGCCATGCAGTACGGCGTGCTCGCCGGCTACCCGCTGGTCGGCATCAAGGCGACGCTCCTCGACGGTGCGTACCACGACGTCGACTCCTCGGAGATGGCGTTCAAGATCGCCGGCTCGATGGCGCTCAAGGAGGCCGTCCGCAAGTGCGAGCCGGTCCTCCTCGAGCCGATGATGGCCGTCGAGGTCCGCACCCCCGAGGACTACATGGGTGAGGTCATCGGCGACATCAACTCGCGGCGTGGCCACATCCAGGCCATGGAGGACATCTCCGGCGCCAAGGTCGTCCGCGGCCTGGTCCCGCTGTCGGAGATGTTCGGGTACGTCGGCGACCTGCGGTCCAAGACCCAGGGTCGGGCGAACTACTCGATGGAGTTCGACTCCTACGCCGAGGTCCCCAAGTCGGTGGCCGAGGAGATCATCAAGAAGACCCGGGGCGAGTGA